One Olsenella sp. oral taxon 807 DNA segment encodes these proteins:
- a CDS encoding MBG domain-containing protein translates to MGTSSSSRDGATNDPLGESVPEESYADALERSVVEGTDLLSAALSSAPHDANNPHTKVEVGKYAPGTYTVTANLFIPASRNPFNGAIQTYMTNPENPLGIVEPDNGDPGAVTGGVPTFHVEKNATLTVGEDDSLTLTVPIRNPVFTLQGIGSGQGAELVSAHTRAGEYGPRDASGKVTIVGHTSRVDSITFRLSDSGKTTDGSDGYTIQRCSEYPTILNQNWHADLDLTVDLSNVPASQKYVSDPTVAQDLTYNGHEQQGVTFETDKCDVISGAATATNAGDYSLTLKPKNGLTWLDGTTDARSLDWKIAEAQGVKEYETVAPCPEDASKTIAAQPSADAVNAGFPYEGLIGSHAPESLGITSQTSDAWNPGTFGHAQLMSEPRVLEPGTYTVTANISMMTPLGFPGYTTNPFNPEGIGGKGGIPNTPVSNNATLTVGADGSRMLSLNLVNPVFTVQNAESSKGVTVEATDRVPIEQKGDDEEYNKAVAADGITSRIAHMTLRLNDWSGSYHFDNWKVYATTLRTFFPNNKYPQIKSLDLSVDISHAQKQVEGDYLKTFTDNATGVSVTVSAEKGTSVIPQLEKASLQVEKIESGMEHDGVKQALTQLYASAPGFSLYRVLLIADGKPISLDDKTSAEVSIPAARPNAAVYSFRAASLSAVESRMSSGKISFKPSQLGSFVVVDSQGVAKFSWSHTVRDASTGASMTYSTDASVEDTLFESAYGPGKGLEALEWYASYMDASGVSSSQAPSSFGEKALSAAKESGSGGWTIAGAYAMGISYSMDGSGVPNNLFDSLSLGYTFTAGINPLSAIVPVASGNASVYAVYGTVGAGATGVKKLSAQITDGYAKVSLNDSDAQIPGLSSMLFHAAAGVGDYTGAPQTAETQIAYLMVVEPSTQKIAEPSVARGLVYSGREQVGVPAGEGYDVSGGAAVAAGDYEATATPRDGYAWADGSVAPRAYRWSIARAPLTAAYAGEEVAEGGTPALRVSVSGFVGGEGARTAAGYVAPTVAAPSPLRAGSYELAPAGGAADNYAFSYVAGTLTVLPRDTPRPDPGPAPRPGELAPGTYALTANLAMPGQYNPVISGLTVYANSPNNPFGPTIDENDPAEVRNEIPSSPLSMNARLVVSADGARTLVLPVRNPIFTTQELGTCEGLADVRTERVRPTAAGGDWSGSYNRRPDRIHMMSARLPLGPASGTAEFAFRGSVLYAVPLDRELRPSGDVALRLTVDYSSLRRDSDSTELPAFAKGDAPRPDPKPGPRSAAEPSVARGLVYSGREQVGVPAGEGYDVSGGAAVAAGDYEATATPRDGYAWADGSVAPRAYRWSIARAPLTAAYAGEEVAEGGTPALRVSVSGFVGGEGARTAAGYVAPTVAAPSPLRAGSYELAPAGGAADNYAFSYVAGTLTVLPRDTPRPDPGPAPRPGELAPGTYALTANLAMPGQYNPVISGLTVYANSPNNPFGPTIDENDPAEVRNEIPSSPLSMNARLVVSADGARTLVLPVRNPIFTTQELGTCEGLADVRTERVRPTAAGGDWSGSYNRRPDRIHMMSARLPLGPASGTAEFAFRGSVLYAVPLDRELRPSGDVALRLTVDYSSLRRDSDSTELPAFAKGDAPRPDPKPGPDNPNKPNNPNSPTPNPNNPNNPTPSPNNPSNPNPSPNNPSNPIPVPNSGKGSGGGISPKDSGDAIRTSNGHLAAGTYTVSANIWVNKATSGLPLQPHFTSAAFPPMNPVSKNATLRVESDGHAYVTVPIVIQSRVMHVLSLTGLDIVRQSYSGEGLSSITVDLGVLRNTDTITKNVTARIRLGSLAKTIIGGNENRTWACTFQVVFNGTSASGGGTIPKAAQDIINAQGKDGRAANSDERARSAADAAMAALDADDGGAAGEDAPAAGSSSAQTTRGRSKGTAEQAAQAAEQLAQGNAGLVAGMVALGIVALGAVAYALHLRRRLKGMGSPPPSGEA, encoded by the coding sequence GTGGGAACATCCAGCAGTTCACGCGATGGCGCAACGAATGACCCATTAGGGGAGTCAGTCCCAGAGGAGTCTTACGCCGACGCGCTCGAGCGCTCTGTTGTCGAGGGAACTGATCTGCTCTCTGCAGCCTTGTCGTCGGCTCCTCATGATGCGAACAACCCCCATACGAAGGTAGAGGTGGGCAAGTACGCTCCCGGTACGTATACCGTGACGGCCAACCTGTTCATCCCCGCCTCAAGGAACCCGTTTAACGGTGCCATCCAAACGTACATGACGAACCCGGAAAACCCGCTCGGCATCGTCGAGCCGGACAACGGGGACCCTGGCGCGGTCACGGGCGGCGTGCCAACCTTCCATGTGGAGAAGAACGCGACGCTCACGGTGGGTGAGGACGACTCTCTGACGCTGACGGTTCCCATCCGCAATCCCGTGTTCACCTTGCAGGGCATCGGTAGCGGACAGGGCGCCGAGCTTGTGAGTGCGCATACGCGCGCCGGTGAGTACGGCCCGCGTGATGCCTCGGGCAAGGTGACGATCGTGGGCCATACGAGTCGTGTCGACTCTATCACCTTCAGGCTGTCTGATAGTGGCAAGACCACCGACGGCAGCGATGGGTACACCATTCAGAGGTGCAGTGAGTATCCCACCATCCTCAACCAGAACTGGCATGCTGACCTTGACCTAACGGTTGATCTTTCGAACGTGCCCGCCTCTCAGAAGTACGTCTCCGACCCGACGGTCGCACAGGATCTCACGTATAACGGTCACGAACAGCAGGGTGTGACGTTCGAGACGGACAAGTGCGATGTTATCTCCGGTGCGGCTACTGCCACCAATGCGGGAGACTACTCGCTCACCCTTAAGCCCAAGAACGGTCTCACGTGGCTCGATGGAACGACGGATGCTCGCTCACTCGATTGGAAGATTGCCGAGGCGCAGGGCGTCAAGGAGTACGAGACGGTCGCACCCTGCCCGGAGGATGCATCCAAGACGATCGCGGCGCAGCCCTCGGCCGATGCCGTCAATGCTGGTTTCCCCTACGAGGGGCTCATCGGGAGCCATGCCCCCGAGTCGTTGGGCATCACCAGCCAGACGTCTGATGCGTGGAACCCAGGAACCTTCGGGCATGCTCAACTCATGTCCGAGCCCCGCGTCCTCGAGCCGGGCACCTACACGGTAACGGCCAACATCTCGATGATGACCCCACTGGGGTTTCCGGGCTATACGACGAATCCCTTCAATCCCGAAGGCATTGGCGGTAAGGGTGGCATTCCGAACACTCCCGTGTCCAATAACGCTACATTGACGGTGGGTGCCGATGGATCGCGCATGCTCTCTCTCAACCTGGTCAATCCCGTCTTCACCGTGCAGAATGCGGAGAGTAGCAAGGGAGTGACCGTTGAGGCCACAGACAGGGTTCCCATTGAGCAGAAAGGTGATGACGAGGAATATAACAAGGCCGTTGCTGCCGATGGGATCACCTCGCGCATCGCACATATGACCCTCAGGTTAAATGACTGGAGTGGCAGCTATCACTTCGACAACTGGAAGGTGTATGCGACTACCCTTCGTACGTTCTTCCCGAATAACAAGTATCCGCAGATAAAATCCCTTGACTTGTCCGTCGATATAAGTCATGCGCAGAAGCAGGTGGAGGGTGATTACTTAAAGACCTTCACCGACAATGCGACGGGTGTGAGTGTCACGGTTTCAGCTGAAAAAGGTACCAGTGTAATTCCTCAGTTGGAAAAGGCGTCTCTTCAGGTCGAGAAGATCGAGTCTGGTATGGAGCACGACGGTGTCAAGCAGGCGTTGACGCAACTGTATGCCTCCGCACCTGGCTTTTCTCTCTACAGGGTTTTGCTTATCGCAGATGGAAAGCCTATCAGCCTTGATGACAAGACGTCTGCGGAGGTCTCAATTCCAGCTGCACGGCCAAACGCTGCTGTCTATTCCTTCAGGGCAGCATCGCTGAGTGCCGTTGAGTCCCGCATGTCTTCAGGCAAGATCTCATTCAAGCCATCGCAGCTCGGTAGTTTTGTAGTGGTCGATTCTCAAGGTGTAGCGAAGTTCTCGTGGTCTCATACAGTGCGAGATGCATCGACTGGTGCCTCGATGACCTATTCTACCGATGCGAGCGTGGAAGATACGCTCTTCGAATCCGCTTACGGTCCAGGGAAGGGCCTTGAGGCTCTTGAATGGTACGCTAGCTACATGGACGCGAGCGGGGTTTCGTCTTCGCAGGCGCCTAGTTCATTCGGTGAGAAGGCGCTTTCTGCCGCGAAGGAATCCGGCAGCGGAGGTTGGACCATTGCGGGTGCCTACGCCATGGGTATCTCCTATTCCATGGATGGCTCGGGTGTGCCCAATAACCTGTTTGATTCCCTTTCTCTTGGCTACACTTTCACTGCTGGTATCAATCCACTTTCAGCGATTGTGCCTGTAGCTAGCGGTAATGCCTCCGTGTACGCCGTCTATGGGACGGTTGGTGCGGGAGCGACAGGTGTTAAGAAACTTAGCGCACAAATAACCGATGGATACGCCAAGGTATCGCTCAACGATTCTGACGCGCAGATACCGGGGCTGAGTTCGATGCTCTTTCATGCTGCTGCGGGCGTAGGTGATTATACCGGCGCACCGCAGACGGCCGAAACACAGATCGCATATCTGATGGTGGTTGAGCCTTCGACTCAGAAAATTGCCGAGCCCTCCGTCGCCCGCGGGCTCGTCTACAGCGGCCGCGAGCAGGTCGGCGTCCCCGCGGGCGAGGGGTACGACGTCTCCGGCGGCGCGGCCGTCGCGGCGGGCGACTACGAGGCCACGGCCACGCCGAGGGACGGCTACGCCTGGGCCGACGGCTCCGTCGCGCCCAGGGCGTACCGCTGGTCCATCGCCAGGGCGCCCCTCACGGCCGCCTACGCCGGCGAGGAGGTCGCCGAGGGCGGGACCCCCGCCCTGAGGGTGTCCGTCTCCGGCTTCGTGGGCGGCGAGGGCGCCCGGACGGCGGCCGGCTACGTGGCCCCCACGGTGGCCGCCCCCTCGCCTTTGAGGGCGGGCTCCTACGAGCTGGCGCCCGCGGGCGGGGCGGCGGACAACTACGCGTTCTCCTACGTGGCCGGCACGCTCACGGTCCTGCCGCGCGACACGCCCAGGCCCGACCCGGGCCCCGCGCCCAGGCCCGGAGAGCTCGCCCCCGGCACCTACGCGCTGACGGCCAACCTGGCGATGCCCGGGCAGTACAACCCGGTGATCTCGGGGCTCACCGTCTACGCGAACAGCCCCAACAACCCCTTCGGCCCCACCATCGACGAGAACGACCCGGCCGAGGTGAGGAACGAGATACCCTCCTCGCCGCTCTCGATGAACGCGCGCCTCGTCGTCTCCGCCGACGGCGCCAGGACGCTCGTCCTGCCCGTCAGGAACCCCATCTTCACCACCCAGGAGCTGGGGACCTGCGAGGGGCTCGCGGACGTGCGCACCGAGCGCGTGAGGCCCACGGCCGCCGGCGGCGACTGGAGCGGCTCCTACAACAGGCGCCCGGACCGCATCCACATGATGTCGGCGCGCCTGCCGCTCGGGCCCGCCTCGGGCACGGCCGAGTTCGCCTTCAGGGGCAGCGTGCTCTACGCCGTCCCCCTCGACAGGGAGCTCAGGCCCTCGGGCGACGTCGCGCTGAGGCTCACGGTTGACTACTCGAGCCTGCGCAGGGACTCCGACAGCACCGAGCTGCCCGCGTTCGCCAAGGGCGACGCGCCCAGGCCCGACCCGAAGCCGGGGCCGCGCTCGGCGGCCGAGCCCTCCGTCGCCCGCGGGCTCGTCTACAGCGGCCGCGAGCAGGTCGGCGTCCCCGCGGGCGAGGGGTACGACGTCTCCGGCGGCGCGGCCGTCGCGGCGGGCGACTACGAGGCCACGGCCACGCCGAGGGACGGCTACGCCTGGGCCGACGGCTCCGTCGCGCCCAGGGCGTACCGCTGGTCCATCGCCAGGGCGCCCCTCACGGCCGCCTACGCCGGCGAGGAGGTCGCCGAGGGCGGGACCCCCGCCCTGAGGGTGTCCGTCTCCGGCTTCGTGGGCGGCGAGGGCGCCCGGACGGCGGCCGGCTACGTGGCCCCCACGGTGGCCGCCCCCTCGCCTTTGAGGGCGGGCTCCTACGAGCTGGCGCCCGCGGGCGGGGCGGCGGACAACTACGCGTTCTCCTACGTGGCCGGCACGCTCACGGTCCTGCCGCGCGACACGCCCAGGCCCGACCCGGGCCCCGCGCCCAGGCCCGGAGAGCTCGCCCCCGGCACCTACGCGCTGACGGCCAACCTGGCGATGCCCGGGCAGTACAACCCGGTGATCTCGGGGCTCACCGTCTACGCGAACAGCCCCAACAACCCCTTCGGCCCCACCATCGACGAGAACGACCCGGCCGAGGTGAGGAACGAGATACCCTCCTCGCCGCTCTCGATGAACGCGCGCCTCGTCGTCTCCGCCGACGGCGCCAGGACGCTCGTCCTGCCCGTCAGGAACCCCATCTTCACCACCCAGGAGCTGGGGACCTGCGAGGGGCTCGCGGACGTGCGCACCGAGCGCGTGAGGCCCACGGCCGCCGGCGGCGACTGGAGCGGCTCCTACAACAGGCGCCCGGACCGCATCCACATGATGTCGGCGCGCCTGCCGCTCGGGCCCGCCTCGGGCACGGCCGAGTTCGCCTTCAGGGGCAGCGTGCTCTACGCCGTCCCCCTCGACAGGGAGCTCAGGCCCTCGGGCGACGTCGCCCTGAGGCTCACGGTTGACTACTCGAGCCTGCGCAGGGACTCCGACAGCACCGAGCTGCCCGCGTTCGCCAAGGGCGACGCGCCCAGGCCCGACCCGAAGCCGGGGCCGGATAATCCGAACAAGCCAAACAACCCGAATAGCCCGACCCCTAATCCGAACAACCCGAATAACCCGACCCCGAGTCCGAACAACCCAAGCAACCCGAACCCCAGCCCGAACAACCCAAGTAACCCGATCCCAGTCCCGAACTCAGGGAAGGGCAGCGGCGGGGGCATATCCCCTAAGGACAGCGGGGACGCCATCAGGACGAGCAACGGGCACCTGGCTGCCGGTACCTACACGGTCTCTGCGAACATCTGGGTGAACAAGGCCACATCGGGCCTACCTCTGCAGCCCCACTTCACGAGTGCCGCGTTTCCACCGATGAACCCCGTGAGCAAGAACGCCACGCTTCGGGTGGAGTCTGACGGGCATGCGTACGTGACGGTGCCCATCGTCATCCAGTCGCGTGTCATGCACGTGCTGAGCCTTACGGGCCTGGACATCGTGAGACAGTCCTATTCGGGCGAGGGTCTCTCGAGCATCACCGTCGATCTGGGCGTGCTCAGGAACACGGACACCATCACCAAGAACGTCACGGCGCGCATCCGCCTGGGGTCGCTTGCCAAGACCATCATAGGCGGCAACGAGAACCGCACCTGGGCCTGCACGTTCCAGGTGGTGTTCAACGGCACCTCTGCCAGCGGTGGTGGCACCATTCCCAAGGCGGCTCAGGACATCATCAACGCACAGGGGAAGGACGGACGTGCCGCGAACTCCGACGAGAGGGCCCGAAGTGCGGCTGATGCCGCCATGGCCGCCCTTGATGCCGACGATGGCGGCGCTGCAGGCGAAGACGCTCCTGCGGCCGGCTCCTCTAGCGCCCAGACGACTCGGGGGCGCTCCAAGGGCACGGCCGAGCAGGCGGCGCAAGCTGCCGAGCAGCTCGCCCAAGGTAATGCGGGCTTGGTAGCTGGCATGGTGGCGCTGGGCATAGTCGCGCTTGGTGCGGTCGCGTATGCGCTGCATCTGAGGCGCAGGCTGAAGGGCATGGGTTCGCCGCCTCCGTCTGGCGAGGCGTGA
- a CDS encoding Tat pathway signal sequence: MRRVFTRRAFVRLGSAVAASLGLAMAGCSAPQGAQPQDRSVSAGFTTQPEDRDPMGSAESTTVCVGLIMGPPSMGLTQFLLAARNGRTTNDFQFTFNGVDYIGLSAALNNGDYDVATLPSNIGPILYNNKELHNQYEVISINNLGVLYVMTTDESIRALSDLAGRHVYSYGEGGTPEYTIEALLRKAKLADSFQLEFKSSPFEVLNLMQSEKNCVAILPQPFVSLSKLMVDPLYTPVNITEEWDKAFSDTGSQAVTTTTIVNKAFLEAHEQAIIEYLRMAGKSVDWSLSHMEEASALQEELGTFLNNAVALDAMPQISMVNLTGVKMRTALSGFIDELYAANPDSVGGAIPAEDFYYLPPAGALGS; encoded by the coding sequence ATGCGAAGAGTGTTCACGAGGCGCGCATTCGTCCGGTTGGGCAGCGCGGTTGCAGCGTCGCTTGGGCTTGCCATGGCCGGCTGCTCCGCACCGCAGGGCGCCCAGCCGCAGGACCGGTCCGTCTCGGCCGGTTTTACCACCCAGCCCGAGGATCGCGATCCGATGGGCAGCGCAGAGTCCACGACGGTGTGCGTGGGACTCATCATGGGGCCGCCCTCAATGGGACTGACTCAGTTCCTGCTTGCGGCGAGAAATGGGCGCACGACGAACGATTTCCAGTTCACCTTTAACGGTGTGGACTACATCGGGCTGTCGGCGGCGCTGAACAACGGTGACTACGACGTTGCCACGCTGCCGTCCAACATCGGGCCCATCCTGTACAACAACAAGGAGCTTCACAACCAGTACGAGGTCATCAGCATCAACAACCTGGGCGTGCTCTACGTTATGACCACCGATGAGTCCATCAGGGCGCTCTCTGACCTTGCCGGTCGCCACGTGTACAGCTACGGTGAGGGCGGTACCCCCGAATACACCATTGAGGCGCTGCTGAGGAAGGCCAAGCTGGCCGATAGCTTCCAGCTTGAGTTCAAGTCATCGCCCTTCGAGGTGCTCAACCTCATGCAGAGCGAGAAGAACTGCGTGGCCATCCTGCCGCAGCCCTTCGTGTCGCTCTCGAAGCTCATGGTCGATCCCCTATACACTCCGGTGAACATTACTGAGGAGTGGGACAAGGCCTTCTCCGACACGGGTAGCCAGGCCGTGACCACTACGACGATCGTGAACAAGGCATTTCTGGAGGCTCACGAGCAGGCCATCATCGAGTACTTGAGGATGGCGGGCAAGTCCGTGGACTGGAGCCTCTCGCATATGGAGGAGGCCTCAGCCCTCCAAGAAGAGCTGGGCACCTTCTTGAACAATGCCGTTGCCTTGGATGCCATGCCCCAGATCAGCATGGTGAACCTCACGGGCGTGAAGATGCGAACGGCGCTCTCCGGCTTCATCGACGAGTTATATGCGGCCAACCCCGACTCGGTGGGCGGGGCCATCCCCGCCGAGGACTTCTACTACCTGCCTCCGGCGGGCGCATTGGGCAGCTAG
- a CDS encoding ABC transporter permease — protein MGQRGPLALLREALRHSSDVQGQASLGSAHASRVQLAQMAGVLGLPEERVAQMAALVRDSDIDDAQLGSLMRMVTSKGLSCEQVMALLLSLGVGRVRAVRILQAQGIMGDKEAQRILNEERRAAQEQAADDRRGAWRGRLAKGAIIAFWLVVWQLVDTLVDNRLILTGPVRTLQALGEQATKAGFWVICGASFGRIALGFLLSFSVGICLALLSYRVHLVRAFVEPIVSLLRTIPVVTFIIMLLIWVGNQALTIYLSFLIVLPLIYTNMLAGFESVDTQMLEMARVFRLSRWRTFMYVYRPAFMPFLSSSCKISLGMSWKSGIMAEVLATPKPSIGKEMSQARTYLDTPSLFAWTVVVMVLSWLFEKAFMALLKRVGRPLGGLLGKDDDR, from the coding sequence ATGGGGCAAAGGGGTCCCCTTGCCTTGTTGCGCGAGGCGCTCAGGCACAGCTCGGATGTGCAGGGACAGGCTAGCTTAGGCTCTGCCCATGCCTCTCGCGTACAGCTCGCCCAGATGGCCGGCGTCTTGGGGCTTCCGGAGGAGCGCGTGGCGCAGATGGCTGCCCTCGTGAGGGACAGCGACATCGATGACGCGCAGCTGGGTAGCCTGATGAGGATGGTCACCTCTAAGGGGCTCTCCTGTGAGCAGGTCATGGCCCTGCTCTTGTCTCTGGGCGTCGGACGGGTACGTGCGGTGCGCATCCTGCAGGCACAGGGGATCATGGGCGATAAGGAGGCTCAGCGCATCCTTAACGAGGAGCGCCGCGCGGCGCAGGAACAGGCTGCTGATGACCGTCGCGGAGCCTGGCGCGGCAGGCTGGCAAAAGGCGCCATCATCGCGTTCTGGCTCGTGGTGTGGCAGCTCGTAGACACCCTCGTGGACAACCGCCTCATCCTGACCGGTCCTGTTCGCACCCTGCAGGCATTGGGCGAGCAGGCGACGAAAGCTGGCTTCTGGGTCATTTGCGGCGCGTCGTTCGGACGCATTGCCCTGGGCTTTCTCCTGTCATTCTCGGTCGGCATCTGCCTGGCGCTCCTGTCGTACCGCGTGCACCTCGTGCGCGCCTTCGTGGAGCCCATCGTCTCTCTTCTGCGCACCATCCCGGTGGTCACCTTCATCATCATGCTGCTCATCTGGGTTGGCAACCAGGCACTGACCATCTACCTGTCGTTTCTCATCGTGCTACCGCTCATCTACACGAACATGCTCGCTGGCTTCGAGAGCGTGGACACGCAGATGCTCGAGATGGCGCGCGTCTTTCGCCTGTCTCGCTGGCGCACCTTCATGTACGTGTACCGTCCGGCGTTCATGCCGTTTCTCTCGAGCAGCTGCAAGATATCCCTTGGTATGAGCTGGAAGAGTGGCATCATGGCCGAGGTGCTGGCCACGCCCAAGCCATCTATCGGCAAGGAGATGAGCCAGGCGCGCACGTACCTGGACACGCCGAGTCTGTTCGCGTGGACGGTGGTCGTGATGGTCTTGAGTTGGCTGTTCGAGAAGGCGTTCATGGCGCTGCTCAAGAGGGTAGGGCGTCCTTTGGGAGGCCTTCTGGGGAAGGATGATGATAGGTGA
- a CDS encoding ATP-binding cassette domain-containing protein gives MSEGGACVRMEGLCKSYGDLRVLSHVSVRLKEGGIYCLMGPSGAGKTTLLRVLVGLESPDEGDVVGLEAGEASVMFQEDRLCEALTPVDNVALVMPPRASRRSIRELLEEILPADCMGRPALQLSGGMRRRVSLARAVAYPSRLIVLDEPFTGLDEATKGVVVRFLLRHRKGRTLLVSTHGEDDVGLLGARKLMLSDISATPAPVLQLGSHGRDGNDGRV, from the coding sequence GTGAGCGAGGGGGGCGCGTGCGTTCGCATGGAGGGGCTCTGCAAGTCCTATGGGGACCTGCGGGTGTTGAGCCACGTGAGCGTCCGTCTTAAGGAGGGGGGCATCTACTGCCTGATGGGTCCCTCGGGCGCGGGCAAGACCACGCTTCTGCGCGTGCTAGTGGGGCTCGAGTCTCCTGATGAGGGTGACGTCGTGGGCCTGGAAGCTGGTGAGGCCTCGGTGATGTTTCAGGAGGATCGCCTGTGCGAGGCACTTACGCCGGTTGATAATGTGGCACTCGTGATGCCGCCTCGGGCGAGCCGCCGCTCGATCCGGGAGCTGTTGGAGGAGATACTTCCCGCAGACTGCATGGGAAGACCAGCCCTGCAGCTTTCGGGCGGCATGCGTCGTCGCGTGTCGCTGGCGCGGGCCGTTGCCTATCCCAGCAGGCTCATCGTGCTGGACGAGCCCTTTACCGGACTCGACGAGGCCACCAAGGGGGTGGTCGTGCGCTTCTTGCTGAGGCATCGCAAGGGACGCACCTTGCTGGTATCCACCCATGGCGAGGACGACGTTGGCCTGCTGGGCGCACGCAAGCTCATGTTGTCCGACATATCTGCGACGCCTGCTCCCGTCCTTCAGCTAGGGTCACATGGACGGGACGGTAACGATGGCCGCGTCTGA
- a CDS encoding putative ABC transporter permease, translated as MPSAAAPALAALWTMFFLYSVCGWVIESAYCSIPARRFINRGFLNGPYIPIYGTGSMIAVLLLEKLKGTLTIFVLGGLLGCVLEYVTSYGMERLYHARWWDYSSRPLNLNGRVWAGGFVEFGVGIVAVVRVAQPVMLSLVESVAPLTLVLFALVSAVVFFTDLIVTHVGVAGLKSKMDGLRVETGRRLARLRESLPARPELANIANWDSVINLSLRAQLEATTRKVREARRAVSALPGMSGLPTLPQLPTLDEMAKSFSATLSSQERRLMRAFPNMRPTNWRGALEEHRSSLQKALRGVRR; from the coding sequence ATGCCTAGCGCGGCAGCCCCCGCGCTCGCCGCCCTTTGGACGATGTTCTTCCTCTACAGCGTCTGCGGCTGGGTGATCGAGAGCGCCTACTGCTCGATCCCCGCCCGGCGCTTCATCAATCGTGGCTTTCTAAACGGTCCCTACATCCCCATCTACGGGACGGGCTCGATGATCGCCGTGCTGCTTCTGGAAAAGCTCAAGGGGACGCTCACGATCTTCGTACTGGGTGGCCTTCTGGGCTGTGTCCTCGAGTATGTGACCTCCTACGGTATGGAGAGGCTCTACCATGCACGATGGTGGGACTACTCGAGCAGGCCGCTCAACCTCAATGGTCGCGTCTGGGCAGGTGGCTTCGTGGAGTTTGGCGTGGGCATCGTCGCGGTCGTGCGGGTGGCACAACCTGTGATGCTGAGTCTCGTGGAGTCAGTCGCCCCACTCACCCTTGTGCTGTTTGCGCTGGTGAGTGCCGTCGTGTTCTTTACCGACCTCATCGTGACCCACGTCGGTGTGGCGGGGTTGAAAAGCAAGATGGACGGCCTTCGCGTCGAGACGGGCAGACGCCTGGCGAGGCTGCGCGAGTCCTTGCCCGCACGCCCCGAGCTCGCAAACATAGCCAACTGGGACAGTGTGATCAACCTCTCACTTCGCGCGCAGCTCGAGGCGACGACGCGCAAGGTACGCGAGGCACGAAGGGCCGTGTCCGCACTACCTGGCATGAGCGGCCTTCCCACGCTGCCGCAGTTGCCGACCCTCGACGAGATGGCCAAGAGCTTCTCGGCCACGCTCAGCTCTCAGGAGCGGCGGCTCATGCGGGCCTTCCCCAACATGCGCCCAACCAACTGGCGCGGGGCGCTCGAGGAGCATCGCTCCTCCCTGCAGAAGGCCCTGCGCGGCGTTCGCAGATAG